From a single Kitasatospora azatica KCTC 9699 genomic region:
- the trpS gene encoding tryptophan--tRNA ligase, with amino-acid sequence MPTQPCRVLTGDRPTGALHLGHYFGSLQNRVRLQAEGAELFIVVPDYQVLTDRDVAEHLAERVEDLVLDYLAVGIDAAKAVIFTHSAVPALNQLLLPFLSLVSVAELHRNPTVKDEIAHSRQAAVSGLMLTYPVHQAADILFCKAGLVPVGQDQLPHLEAARTIARRFNSRYAPGGSPVFPEPEALLSAMPLLLGTDGGKMSKSRGNAIALGASEDETARLLKGAKTDAERRIAFDPVSRPEVSSLLQLAALCQGRDPHTVAAEIGDAGASRLKAVVTEAVNEYLRPIRKRRADLATDRAHLRAVLARGNARANEIADATLAQVKTAMGMRY; translated from the coding sequence ATGCCCACCCAGCCCTGCCGCGTCCTGACCGGCGACCGCCCCACCGGCGCGCTCCACCTCGGCCACTACTTCGGCAGCCTGCAGAACCGGGTGCGGCTGCAGGCCGAGGGCGCCGAACTGTTCATCGTGGTGCCCGACTACCAGGTGCTCACCGACCGCGACGTGGCCGAGCATCTCGCCGAACGGGTCGAGGACTTGGTGCTGGACTACCTCGCGGTCGGCATCGACGCGGCGAAGGCCGTCATCTTCACCCACAGCGCGGTGCCGGCCCTCAACCAACTGCTGCTGCCCTTCCTCAGCCTGGTCAGCGTCGCCGAACTGCACCGCAATCCCACGGTCAAGGACGAGATCGCGCACTCGCGTCAGGCCGCGGTGAGCGGGCTGATGCTGACCTACCCGGTGCACCAGGCGGCCGACATCCTGTTCTGCAAGGCGGGCCTGGTACCGGTCGGCCAGGACCAGCTGCCGCACCTGGAGGCCGCCCGGACCATCGCCCGCCGGTTCAACAGCCGCTACGCCCCAGGTGGTTCGCCGGTCTTCCCGGAGCCGGAAGCGCTGCTGTCGGCGATGCCGCTGTTGCTCGGCACCGACGGCGGCAAGATGAGCAAGAGCCGCGGCAACGCGATCGCGCTGGGCGCGAGCGAGGACGAGACCGCGCGGCTGCTCAAGGGGGCCAAGACCGACGCCGAGCGGCGGATCGCTTTCGACCCGGTGAGTCGGCCCGAAGTGTCCAGCCTGCTGCAGCTGGCTGCGCTCTGCCAGGGCCGTGACCCGCACACGGTGGCCGCCGAGATCGGCGATGCGGGTGCCAGCCGCCTCAAGGCGGTGGTCACCGAGGCGGTCAACGAGTACCTGCGCCCGATCCGCAAGCGCCGCGCCGACCTGGCCACCGATCGGGCGCACCTGCGCGCCGTCCTGGCCCGCGGCAACGCCCGCGCCAACGAGATCGCCGACGCCACGCTCGCCCAGGTCAAGACGGCGATGGGGATGCGTTACTGA
- a CDS encoding purple acid phosphatase family protein yields MDQPIDSPQQPADGTLSRRTALRLSAGVGGAALVTAPLLGATPAAAADRTSGNGEDGASSPLLLTRPESLGAPAVEGLHLTFGADPTREMTASWTTDGPVRRPRVQLGTLEGGFGHTVEAETRTYTDGISNRVVYTHHARMQNLRPGTYYTYAALHDGGRPDAGTFRTAGRGRHAFTFTSFGDQAVPSTTWQPDGKGGYTSVPSGIASPASADIVAGIEQVDPLFHLLNGDLCYANISPDRLRTWQGFFANNTRSARYRPWMPAAGNHENEKANGPLGFTAFQTRFDLPGNGGDAETQGLWYSFTVGSVHVVVLQNDDVAYQDAGDAYVHGYSGGAQRAWLERDLAAARADRSVDWVVVCMHQVVVSSSDANGADRGIREQWGPLFDRYQVDLVVCGHEHDYERSLPVRGVVSGSETLTPNPVATATDVIDTSQGTVHMVLGGGGTGSPTNGKFFGPGKAKVITGVGAVGGNGKRTPVYVFEDAPWVGVRDLKSAYGFAAFTVDPGHQPGGTTSMHVTYYNVAQPTGAISALENFVLHRRRSDGH; encoded by the coding sequence ATGGACCAGCCCATCGACTCCCCCCAGCAGCCGGCGGACGGAACGCTCAGCCGCCGCACCGCCCTGCGACTGTCCGCCGGAGTCGGCGGCGCCGCACTGGTCACCGCACCGCTGCTCGGCGCCACCCCGGCAGCGGCCGCTGACCGCACGTCAGGCAACGGCGAGGACGGTGCGAGCTCGCCACTGCTGCTCACCCGCCCCGAATCGCTGGGCGCACCCGCCGTCGAGGGCCTGCACCTGACCTTCGGCGCCGATCCGACCCGGGAGATGACCGCCTCCTGGACCACCGACGGCCCGGTCCGCCGGCCCCGCGTCCAACTGGGCACCCTGGAAGGCGGGTTCGGCCACACCGTGGAGGCCGAGACCCGCACCTACACCGACGGGATCAGCAACCGGGTGGTCTACACCCACCACGCCCGGATGCAGAACCTGCGCCCGGGCACCTACTACACCTACGCCGCGCTGCACGACGGCGGCCGCCCGGACGCGGGCACCTTCCGCACCGCCGGGCGCGGCCGGCACGCCTTCACCTTCACCAGCTTCGGCGACCAGGCGGTGCCCAGCACCACCTGGCAGCCGGACGGCAAGGGCGGCTACACCTCGGTGCCGAGCGGCATCGCCTCGCCCGCCTCGGCGGACATCGTGGCCGGCATCGAGCAGGTCGACCCGCTCTTCCACCTGCTCAACGGCGACCTGTGCTACGCCAACATCTCCCCCGACCGACTGCGCACCTGGCAGGGCTTCTTCGCCAACAACACCCGCTCGGCGCGCTACCGCCCGTGGATGCCGGCGGCCGGCAACCACGAGAACGAGAAGGCCAACGGCCCGCTCGGCTTCACGGCCTTCCAGACCCGGTTCGACCTGCCGGGCAACGGCGGCGACGCCGAGACCCAGGGCCTGTGGTACTCCTTCACGGTCGGCTCGGTGCACGTCGTGGTGCTGCAGAACGACGACGTGGCCTACCAGGACGCCGGCGACGCCTATGTCCACGGCTACAGCGGCGGCGCCCAGCGGGCCTGGCTGGAGCGGGACTTGGCGGCGGCGCGGGCGGACCGCTCGGTCGACTGGGTGGTGGTCTGCATGCACCAGGTGGTGGTCAGCTCCTCCGACGCCAACGGCGCCGACCGGGGTATCCGCGAGCAGTGGGGACCGCTCTTCGACCGCTACCAGGTGGACTTGGTGGTCTGCGGGCACGAGCACGACTACGAGCGCTCGCTGCCGGTGCGCGGGGTGGTCTCCGGCTCGGAGACGCTGACGCCGAACCCGGTGGCCACCGCCACCGATGTGATCGACACCTCACAGGGCACGGTGCACATGGTGCTCGGCGGTGGCGGCACCGGCTCGCCGACCAACGGGAAGTTCTTCGGGCCCGGCAAGGCCAAGGTGATCACGGGTGTCGGCGCGGTCGGCGGCAACGGCAAGCGCACTCCGGTGTACGTCTTCGAGGACGCGCCGTGGGTGGGTGTGCGGGACCTGAAGAGCGCCTACGGCTTCGCGGCGTTCACCGTGGACCCGGGCCACCAGCCCGGCGGGACCACCAGCATGCACGTCACCTACTACAACGTCGCCCAGCCGACCGGTGCAATCAGCGCACTGGAGAACTTCGTGCTGCACCGCCGGCGCTCGGACGGTCACTGA